ATGCCCAGGCAGAAAAGTGCTCGTTCGACGTTCGTAGCCATACACGTGAGGCTTGGACGGGATTCGTGCAATCCCGATGTCAAACACAGTTCGTTGCCCGACGCATATGCGGCAGACCGCAGTGGTTGACCACGCCCGGCTCAGAAGTGATGATGCCTTCCACCTAGGCCCACAAGTGagatatactactaatttTCCACAAAATAACGGACTTTGGCACGGAAGTCTATGCCGGAGGGCATTATAGTTGGCCGCGCCGCGGCGTGATTCAAAGCATTCGGTCTCTAGTTGATTGTGATATATGCAGACTGTAGGTATGTCTCGATACCACATATAGTTGTTTTCGAGAGCCTCACTCGTTAAGTTCTTTGTTTTCGACGAGAAGCTGTGGCAGCTACGCCCATGTATTCGCGGAGCCTTCAGGTTGCCGTCGTTCTTACGTTCCAGTACTATTAAGTACATCATCGGTTCGGGCATGTTTTGGCACAGCCTCTTCGACCTTGGGCACGTCGTGGCACCAAGCCGGACAGGCACAGCGTAGTAACATTGGCCAAGAAGTCCGAGGCTCTTGAATATGGCTGCCTTGAAATTCATCTTGACCTTTCTCTTTCTCGTTCTGGAATGAGATGGACGTCAGTCCTAGCCACTTGGCCGACAGAATAGTTCAAAACAAACAACCCGTTGATTTTCATGTCATCAGATGAGgtgattttatttataaaaaaaaaaaaaaaaatcctgATGCCAAAAGGACCTCATCCCTCCTCATTCCTCCGACTCCCCCAAAACCCCTTCCCATAACTCACCAAAATCTCCTCCCCCTTCCCAATACCCCCCTTCCCCCGTCCATTCTTGCCCTCGGGCAGCACCCACACAGCCATACACTTCTGCCTCCATCTCTGACACCAAACCTCCCGAAACTCCGCATTCGGCCTCTCCCCGACGCCCCGATAATCGTTGATGAACCTCGCCTCGTTCCCGCCCTTGTCCGCGTCCACCGCCACCTCGGCCTCCCGGTCCAGCCACAGGTCGTAATCCGACTTCTCCGTCCCGGCTTCGGCTCCCAAGGCCCCGGCCCCGGGGTGTACCGTGCCCAGGTACGGCAGGACAAACGTTCCCGGCTTGAGGTGCCGTGTCGCGAAGAGCCCGCACTGGCCCTGGGCCGGGTGCCCCGCGTCCGTGATGGGCGTGATCTTGACCAGCGGGCTGGGGAGCACGGTGGCTTGCGCGGGGATGTCGGGCACGTCTGGTGGTTTCTGTGCGATGGCTTGCCGTTGTGCTTGGCTCAAGAGCTTGGAGTGCGCCGGCGCTGAAAGGTATGACAGACCCGAGGGCCAGTTTTTGGGCTGTGACATGGCGTGGCTACGTGCAGGATTTGGTGAATTGGGTGCTTTAGTTGAGATACTCACGCATGCTGATACG
The window above is part of the Colletotrichum lupini chromosome 9, complete sequence genome. Proteins encoded here:
- a CDS encoding SET domain-containing protein; its protein translation is MAEVFQPTFYNNPRGTISQNQSISTKAPNSPNPARSHAMSQPKNWPSGLSYLSAPAHSKLLSQAQRQAIAQKPPDVPDIPAQATVLPSPLVKITPITDAGHPAQGQCGLFATRHLKPGTFVLPYLGTVHPGAGALGAEAGTEKSDYDLWLDREAEVAVDADKGGNEARFINDYRGVGERPNAEFREVWCQRWRQKCMAVWVLPEGKNGRGKGGIGKGEEILRKVKMNFKAAIFKSLGLLGQCYYAVPVRLGATTCPRSKRLCQNMPEPMMYLIVLERKNDGNLKAPRIHGRSCHSFSSKTKNLTSEALENNYMWYRDIPTVCIYHNQLETECFESRRGAANYNALRHRLPWKASSLLSRAWSTTAVCRICVGQRTVFDIGIARIPSKPHVYGYERRTSTFLPGHGAKPMADYSGFAQMCSPSSFIFSLSDVKILNMNAALK